The Hymenobacter baengnokdamensis genome includes a region encoding these proteins:
- a CDS encoding YdcF family protein, with translation MFFLLSKLLDFLLLPTVWLAAALLGALVARSGGRAQRRWLVAAAVVLAVGTSNALVNEALLAWEKPAVGLAAVAPADAAVLLTGIATGNKSPHDRVYLSRGADRFTNALWLYRAGRVRYIIISGGSGAVLKTVGTEAAGLRTLLRLAGVPDSVLLLEERSRNTRENALFTKELLARHPAIKSLVLITSAFHERRALGCFAKVGLYPQAFPADFRTTDRSWTPDYWLLPDADALTRWSLLLHELAGWLVYKAAGYC, from the coding sequence ATGTTCTTTCTGCTTTCTAAGCTTCTTGATTTTTTACTATTACCCACAGTATGGCTGGCGGCGGCGCTGCTGGGCGCGCTGGTAGCCCGGTCAGGTGGCCGGGCTCAGCGGCGCTGGCTGGTGGCCGCGGCCGTCGTGCTGGCAGTAGGTACCAGCAATGCCTTGGTCAATGAGGCGTTGCTGGCCTGGGAAAAGCCGGCGGTAGGGCTGGCCGCCGTGGCCCCGGCCGATGCGGCGGTGCTGCTCACCGGCATTGCCACCGGCAACAAGTCGCCCCACGACCGGGTTTACCTGAGCCGTGGGGCCGACCGCTTTACCAACGCACTGTGGCTGTACCGGGCCGGGCGAGTACGGTATATTATTATTTCGGGCGGCTCGGGGGCCGTGCTGAAAACCGTTGGTACGGAGGCGGCTGGCCTGCGCACGCTGCTGCGCCTGGCCGGGGTGCCCGACTCGGTGCTGCTGCTGGAAGAGCGTAGCCGCAATACCCGCGAAAACGCGCTCTTCACCAAAGAGCTGCTGGCCCGGCACCCCGCTATCAAGTCCCTGGTACTGATAACCTCGGCCTTTCATGAGCGGCGGGCGTTGGGCTGTTTTGCCAAAGTAGGCCTGTACCCCCAGGCCTTCCCGGCAGATTTTCGCACCACCGACCGCAGCTGGACGCCCGATTACTGGCTGCTGCCCGATGCCGATGCTCTCACCCGCTGGAGCCTGCTGCTGCACGAGCTGGCCGGCTGGCTCGTGTATAAGGCCGCTGGCTATTGCTAG
- a CDS encoding NAD-dependent succinate-semialdehyde dehydrogenase, with product MAIESINPYTGRRLRRFAAFSWSKTERILAQAHQAASQWRTTAFAERASVLRRVAALLRERQDELAYLMAVEMGKPLRDGRAEAQKCAACCDYYAEHAEGFLADEEVKTDAGHSFISHAPLGVVLAVMPWNFPFWQVVRFAAPALMAGNVGLLKHASNVPQCALALENIFHDAGLPPAAFRTLLIETELVEKLIADDRLRAVTLTGSERAGAAVAAAAGRAIKKTVLELGGSDPFIVLADADLELAAKTAAQARLINAGQSCIAAKRFIVEKAVQPAFVKLLKSHLEQLRYGDPLNEETTDYGPLARPDLADELSRQVADSVRQGARMALAGGQPRPGTAQFAPVILTNVKKGQRAYAEEFFGPVALVLTARDAAHAVDLANDSEFGLGAAVWTRNPAQGEAIARQLENGAVFVNGMVKSMPELPFGGVKKSGYGRELSYLGIREFVNQKSIWIAKTAEPAATKTE from the coding sequence ATGGCTATCGAATCTATTAACCCTTATACGGGTCGGCGGCTGCGCCGCTTCGCGGCTTTTTCGTGGTCTAAAACTGAGCGAATACTGGCCCAGGCGCATCAGGCCGCCAGCCAATGGCGCACTACCGCGTTTGCCGAGCGGGCCAGCGTGCTGCGCCGGGTTGCTGCGCTGCTGCGCGAGCGCCAGGACGAATTAGCCTATCTCATGGCCGTGGAAATGGGCAAGCCCCTGCGCGACGGCCGGGCCGAAGCCCAGAAGTGCGCCGCCTGCTGCGACTACTACGCCGAGCACGCCGAGGGCTTCCTGGCCGATGAGGAAGTAAAAACCGATGCCGGGCACAGTTTTATCAGCCATGCGCCGCTGGGCGTGGTGCTGGCCGTGATGCCCTGGAATTTTCCCTTTTGGCAGGTAGTGCGCTTTGCCGCGCCCGCACTCATGGCTGGCAACGTGGGCCTGCTCAAGCACGCCTCCAACGTGCCACAGTGCGCGCTGGCACTGGAAAATATTTTTCATGACGCGGGCCTGCCGCCGGCCGCGTTTCGTACTCTGCTTATCGAAACCGAGCTGGTAGAAAAGCTCATTGCCGACGACCGCCTGCGGGCCGTCACGCTCACTGGCTCGGAGCGGGCCGGCGCGGCCGTAGCAGCGGCAGCGGGCCGGGCTATCAAAAAAACCGTGCTGGAGCTGGGCGGCTCCGACCCCTTTATTGTGCTGGCCGATGCCGACTTGGAACTCGCGGCTAAGACTGCCGCCCAGGCTCGTCTGATAAACGCCGGCCAGAGCTGCATTGCCGCCAAGCGCTTCATCGTGGAAAAAGCCGTGCAGCCGGCCTTCGTCAAGCTGCTTAAAAGCCACCTCGAACAGCTGCGCTACGGCGACCCCCTCAATGAAGAAACTACCGACTATGGCCCGCTGGCCCGCCCCGACCTGGCCGATGAGCTCAGCCGGCAAGTGGCCGACTCGGTGCGGCAGGGCGCGCGGATGGCGCTGGCCGGCGGACAGCCCCGGCCCGGCACCGCGCAGTTTGCGCCCGTTATCCTGACTAATGTTAAAAAAGGCCAGCGGGCCTATGCCGAGGAGTTTTTTGGCCCGGTGGCGCTGGTCCTTACGGCCCGCGACGCGGCCCACGCCGTGGACCTGGCCAATGATTCGGAGTTCGGCCTTGGGGCCGCCGTCTGGACGCGCAACCCGGCGCAGGGCGAAGCCATTGCCCGCCAGCTTGAAAACGGGGCCGTTTTCGTGAATGGCATGGTAAAATCGATGCCGGAGCTACCCTTTGGCGGCGTAAAGAAATCGGGCTACGGCCGCGAGCTTTCCTATCTGGGCATCCGGGAGTTTGTCAATCAGAAATCCATCTGGATTGCCAAAACAGCTGAGCCGGCCGCCACAAAAACCGAATAA
- a CDS encoding aldo/keto reductase, which produces MKYNLLGNTGLKVSELCLGTMTFGTRGGRFGAISGVDQAGADALVKRSLDAGINFIDTANVYTEGQSEEITGQALHNLGIRRDDVVLATKVRGKMGDGPNDAGLTRKHIMAQAEASLKRLKTDYIDLYQTHSFDPLTPWEETLRALDDLVRQGKVRYIGASNVAAWQLQKALDTSHYQHLEKYASLQGYYTLAGRELERELVPLLLAEKVGLMVWSPLAGGFLSGKYTRENEKGEGRRSNFDFPPVNKDRAFDILDKLRPMAEAKGSTVAALALAWLLHQPVVSTAIIGAKKMEQLDDNLTAVDVQFTPEELKELDEVSKLPAEYPGWMLEFTKGDRQA; this is translated from the coding sequence ATGAAATACAATCTGCTGGGCAATACCGGCCTGAAAGTTTCTGAGTTGTGCCTGGGCACTATGACGTTTGGCACGCGCGGCGGCCGCTTCGGCGCCATCAGCGGCGTCGACCAGGCCGGGGCCGACGCCCTGGTGAAACGCTCGCTCGACGCGGGCATCAATTTTATTGATACGGCCAACGTGTACACCGAAGGCCAGTCGGAAGAAATTACCGGCCAGGCGCTGCACAACCTCGGCATCCGGCGCGACGACGTGGTGCTCGCTACCAAAGTGCGCGGCAAGATGGGTGACGGCCCCAACGACGCCGGCCTGACGCGCAAGCACATCATGGCCCAGGCCGAAGCCAGCCTCAAGCGCCTGAAAACTGATTACATCGACCTCTACCAAACCCACAGCTTCGACCCGCTTACGCCCTGGGAAGAAACCCTGCGCGCCCTCGACGACCTCGTGCGCCAGGGCAAGGTGCGCTATATCGGGGCCAGCAACGTGGCCGCCTGGCAGCTCCAGAAAGCCCTTGACACCTCGCACTACCAGCACCTCGAAAAATATGCGTCGCTGCAAGGCTACTATACCCTGGCCGGCCGCGAGTTGGAGCGCGAGCTGGTGCCGCTGCTGCTGGCCGAAAAAGTGGGTCTGATGGTGTGGAGCCCGCTGGCCGGCGGCTTCCTGTCGGGCAAATACACCCGCGAAAACGAGAAAGGCGAAGGGCGCCGCAGCAACTTCGACTTCCCGCCCGTCAACAAAGACCGGGCCTTCGACATCCTCGACAAGCTCCGGCCGATGGCCGAGGCCAAGGGCAGCACCGTGGCCGCGCTGGCCCTGGCCTGGCTGCTGCACCAGCCGGTGGTAAGCACCGCCATCATCGGCGCCAAGAAAATGGAGCAGCTCGACGACAATCTCACGGCCGTCGACGTGCAGTTTACCCCCGAAGAGTTGAAGGAGCTGGACGAAGTAAGCAAGCTGCCCGCCGAGTACCCCGGCTGGATGCTGGAGTTCACTAAGGGCGACCGGCAAGCGTAA
- a CDS encoding RNA polymerase sigma factor, translating to MSDLPLISTPTAAEAALVERLRGGDQSAMTEFYDRYSAALYGVINRIVKDEEEAADVLQEALVKIWHSMASYDNGKGRLFTWVVNISRNLAIDKIRSRQHRVGSRTQGLDDSLAAQRQAAPETFRPEHVGLQEITRKLVPEQRQVIDLLYFGGFTQSEAAEELNLPLGTVKTRARTALKILAKLIR from the coding sequence GTGTCCGACCTCCCTCTCATTTCTACCCCTACTGCCGCCGAAGCGGCACTGGTCGAACGCCTCAGGGGCGGCGACCAGTCGGCCATGACCGAGTTTTACGACCGCTACTCGGCGGCGCTCTACGGCGTTATCAACCGCATCGTCAAGGATGAGGAAGAAGCCGCCGACGTGCTCCAGGAGGCGCTGGTCAAAATCTGGCACTCGATGGCCAGCTACGATAACGGCAAGGGCCGGCTGTTTACGTGGGTCGTGAATATTAGTCGAAATTTAGCGATTGATAAAATCCGCTCGCGTCAGCACCGCGTAGGTTCTCGCACTCAGGGCCTCGACGATAGCCTGGCAGCACAGCGCCAGGCCGCCCCGGAAACATTTCGCCCCGAGCACGTGGGCTTGCAGGAAATAACCCGCAAGCTGGTGCCCGAGCAGCGTCAGGTTATCGACTTACTCTATTTCGGCGGCTTCACGCAAAGTGAGGCAGCCGAAGAGCTGAACCTCCCGCTGGGCACCGTGAAAACCCGGGCCCGCACCGCTCTGAAAATACTAGCCAAACTTATCCGCTAA
- a CDS encoding DNA/RNA non-specific endonuclease codes for MRFYTLLVLPALLAGTQPAAVTSTPSTSRQVPAGAFPETFETGSKGAYETADVALSTGPWLFTNALIGSTEQDHKTGAHAARLRAGGKLTMQFDAPAGIRKITILSAAYGQDGPSTWELWVSRDHGRTWQRNGLPQTAVGPTLLAATFAGLANEPLRLEIRKTDAGKSRLNLDDISLETTSGPVTAAPASRPAPASPADDYFKNRNNPAAPANPTAARPVRQSPIPGTATDNDNLLLGNPSGATSDPANTTNYLYIHPQYVTGYNAQRGTPIWTSWHVGRTDITKNFPRQNDFRADPGLPRQFYAVSPQSYSGSGFDKGHNCPSGDRTATLDDNSATFLMSNMVPQAPQNNQQTWAHLEEYTRAQVENGQEAYVIMGSYGRGGTGKNGPAQTLDQGRVTVPAHIWKVVVFLPEGSNDIQRIIAGQARVVAIDTPNDNSIAPQWNQYLTSVDAIEAASGLDILSALPAATQAQLQKVVDSGRAR; via the coding sequence ATGCGTTTTTACACTTTATTGGTGCTGCCGGCCCTGTTGGCGGGCACCCAGCCGGCGGCCGTCACTTCCACTCCTTCTACCAGCCGCCAGGTGCCGGCCGGCGCCTTCCCCGAAACCTTCGAAACCGGCAGCAAAGGCGCCTACGAAACTGCGGACGTGGCGCTGAGCACCGGCCCCTGGCTGTTTACCAACGCCCTGATTGGCAGCACCGAGCAAGACCATAAGACGGGCGCCCATGCGGCCCGCCTGCGCGCCGGTGGTAAGCTGACGATGCAGTTCGACGCTCCGGCCGGCATCCGTAAAATCACCATCCTGTCGGCCGCCTACGGCCAGGATGGCCCCAGCACCTGGGAGCTGTGGGTGAGCCGCGACCACGGCCGCACCTGGCAGCGCAACGGCCTGCCCCAGACGGCCGTCGGCCCCACGCTGCTGGCGGCTACCTTCGCCGGCCTGGCCAACGAGCCGCTGCGGCTGGAAATCCGCAAGACCGACGCGGGCAAGAGCCGGCTCAACCTGGATGACATCAGCCTCGAAACGACCAGCGGGCCGGTGACGGCCGCCCCGGCCAGTCGCCCGGCCCCGGCTTCGCCGGCCGACGACTATTTCAAAAACCGAAACAACCCGGCCGCGCCGGCCAACCCCACAGCGGCCCGGCCCGTACGCCAGTCCCCAATCCCCGGCACGGCCACCGACAACGACAACCTGCTGCTCGGCAACCCCAGCGGCGCCACCTCGGACCCGGCAAATACCACCAATTACCTATATATCCACCCCCAATACGTAACGGGCTATAACGCCCAGCGGGGCACGCCCATCTGGACGAGCTGGCACGTGGGGCGTACCGATATTACCAAAAACTTCCCGCGCCAGAACGACTTCCGGGCCGACCCCGGCCTGCCCCGGCAATTCTACGCCGTATCGCCGCAGAGCTACAGCGGCTCGGGCTTCGACAAGGGTCACAATTGCCCCAGCGGCGACCGCACGGCTACGCTCGACGATAACTCGGCCACCTTCCTGATGAGCAACATGGTGCCCCAGGCCCCGCAAAACAACCAGCAAACCTGGGCGCACTTGGAAGAATACACCCGCGCCCAGGTCGAAAACGGCCAAGAAGCCTACGTGATAATGGGCAGCTACGGCCGCGGCGGCACCGGCAAAAACGGCCCCGCCCAAACGCTCGACCAGGGCCGGGTAACCGTGCCCGCCCACATCTGGAAAGTGGTGGTCTTCCTGCCCGAAGGCAGCAACGACATCCAACGCATCATCGCCGGCCAGGCCCGCGTGGTAGCCATCGACACGCCCAACGACAACAGCATTGCCCCGCAGTGGAACCAGTACCTGACCTCGGTCGATGCCATTGAAGCCGCCTCGGGCCTCGATATTCTGAGCGCGCTGCCGGCCGCTACGCAGGCCCAGCTGCAAAAGGTGGTGGACAGCGGCCGGGCGCGCTAG
- a CDS encoding heme NO-binding domain-containing protein yields MHGTIFTLLKRYVQTQYDHSTWLKLVELAGLDSGDFDHKEVYPDEHIYALVGQAAELTGIPAGELHEKFGEYLVPDLMYMYQKYVNPDWRTLEMLENTEQHMHGQVRREHPENSPPVLQVKRIDKNELLINYVSPRRMGGLAVGIVRGLAAYYDEADAIDVMPTTSEDGERVQIHVRRNSAQE; encoded by the coding sequence ATGCACGGCACCATTTTTACCCTCCTCAAGCGCTACGTCCAAACGCAGTACGACCACAGCACCTGGCTGAAGCTGGTGGAGCTGGCCGGCCTCGATTCGGGCGATTTTGACCACAAGGAAGTGTATCCCGACGAGCATATATATGCCCTGGTAGGGCAGGCGGCTGAGCTGACTGGTATTCCGGCCGGGGAGCTACACGAAAAATTCGGCGAGTACCTCGTGCCCGATTTAATGTACATGTACCAGAAATACGTAAACCCGGACTGGCGCACTCTCGAAATGCTGGAAAATACGGAGCAGCATATGCACGGTCAGGTGCGCCGCGAGCATCCCGAAAATTCACCGCCTGTGCTTCAGGTAAAGCGGATTGACAAAAACGAATTATTAATTAATTATGTGTCGCCGCGCCGCATGGGGGGCCTGGCTGTGGGCATTGTGCGGGGCCTGGCCGCTTATTACGACGAAGCCGATGCCATTGACGTGATGCCAACCACGAGCGAAGATGGCGAGCGCGTACAGATTCACGTCCGGAGAAATTCCGCTCAGGAATAA
- the xseB gene encoding exodeoxyribonuclease VII small subunit, giving the protein MTYNEAIQELETILRSLETDQVEVDDLTARAERSAELIRLCRHKLRHAEASLDRIFDSLDEEEDPDEEQETELAEDDSDDADDYEPGGPGRPASPRLF; this is encoded by the coding sequence GTGACTTACAACGAAGCCATTCAGGAGCTAGAAACTATCCTTCGCAGCCTCGAAACCGACCAGGTGGAGGTAGACGACCTGACGGCCCGCGCCGAGCGCTCGGCCGAATTAATTCGCCTTTGCCGCCATAAGCTACGCCATGCCGAAGCTTCGCTCGACCGCATTTTTGACTCGCTCGATGAGGAAGAAGACCCGGATGAGGAGCAGGAAACCGAGCTTGCCGAGGATGATAGCGACGATGCCGACGATTATGAGCCGGGCGGACCCGGCCGCCCCGCTTCGCCAAGATTATTTTAA
- a CDS encoding DUF885 domain-containing protein produces MKLRYLPLLALALPACTSPSTNSTAGQPAATPADARFDRFKNQFILDLWKQNPDYASSQGYHKYDSLLVIPSEEQRKRDAAFVAQNLGALAGFTLDSLSPNNQIDLHLLTNELRSQRWYADTLKNWQWNPATYNLGASVGDLLNGRHYRLDRRLRNISDKISQAGAYYAAAKANISHPTREHAELAVAQNQGGLAVFGSALADSVRKSGLNAAEKQLLNQRIAGAQRAVQGYIDFLKKDVLTGSGFRSFRIGKDLFARKFALDIQSRYSAAEVLQLAQQHKADLLHDMGRRAARLFPKYCAGQPMPKDTLQLIRKVIDQLTLKHAPREGFVDAVKRQIPTLIKFVNDHQLLTQDPTKPLVVRETPLYMRGSGAGASVSAPGPYDTKANTYYNVEPLPASWTPAQAESYLREYNDYTLQILNIHEAIPGHYTQLVYANRSPSLVKSIFGNGAMIEGWAVYSERMMLESGYGGNSDEIWLLWDKWNMRSTLNAVVDNLIQTQNASEKDVVALLTGAGFQEEAEARNKWHRATLSQVQLSSYFTGYTEIVALRDEMKKKEGSHFNLKNFNEQFLSYGSAPVKYIGQLMLRR; encoded by the coding sequence ATGAAACTTCGCTACCTCCCCTTGCTGGCGCTGGCCCTGCCGGCCTGCACCAGCCCATCCACCAACTCTACCGCCGGCCAGCCGGCCGCCACGCCCGCCGATGCGCGCTTCGACCGCTTCAAAAATCAGTTTATTCTGGATTTATGGAAGCAAAATCCCGATTACGCCTCGTCGCAGGGCTATCATAAATACGATTCGCTGCTCGTTATTCCCAGCGAGGAGCAGCGCAAGCGCGATGCGGCCTTCGTGGCTCAAAACCTGGGGGCGCTCGCGGGCTTTACCCTCGATAGCTTGTCGCCGAATAACCAGATTGACCTGCACCTGCTCACCAATGAGCTGCGCTCGCAGCGCTGGTACGCCGACACGCTCAAAAACTGGCAGTGGAACCCGGCAACCTATAACCTGGGTGCCAGCGTGGGCGATTTGCTTAATGGCCGGCACTACCGGCTGGACCGCCGCCTGCGCAATATCTCTGATAAAATATCCCAGGCCGGGGCGTACTACGCCGCCGCCAAGGCCAATATCAGCCATCCTACCCGCGAGCACGCCGAGCTGGCCGTGGCTCAGAACCAGGGTGGCCTGGCCGTATTCGGCTCGGCCCTGGCCGACTCGGTGCGCAAATCGGGCCTGAACGCCGCCGAAAAGCAGCTGCTAAATCAGCGGATTGCCGGGGCGCAACGGGCTGTGCAAGGCTACATCGACTTCTTGAAAAAGGATGTGCTGACGGGAAGCGGCTTTCGCTCGTTTCGCATCGGGAAAGACCTGTTTGCCCGCAAGTTTGCCCTCGATATTCAGTCGCGCTACTCGGCCGCTGAGGTGCTGCAGCTGGCTCAGCAGCACAAGGCCGACCTGCTGCACGATATGGGCCGGCGCGCCGCGCGGCTCTTCCCCAAGTACTGCGCCGGCCAGCCCATGCCCAAGGATACGCTGCAGCTGATTCGTAAAGTGATTGACCAGCTTACGCTTAAGCACGCGCCCCGCGAAGGTTTTGTAGACGCCGTGAAGCGCCAGATTCCGACCCTCATCAAGTTTGTCAACGACCATCAGCTGCTGACCCAGGACCCCACCAAGCCGCTGGTAGTGCGCGAAACGCCGCTCTACATGCGCGGCAGTGGGGCAGGAGCCAGCGTTTCGGCCCCCGGCCCCTACGATACCAAGGCCAATACCTACTACAATGTGGAGCCGCTGCCCGCCAGCTGGACGCCCGCCCAGGCCGAAAGCTACCTGCGGGAGTACAATGATTATACATTGCAAATATTGAATATTCATGAAGCCATCCCCGGTCACTACACCCAGCTCGTGTACGCCAACCGCTCGCCCTCGCTGGTGAAAAGTATTTTTGGCAACGGGGCCATGATTGAAGGCTGGGCCGTGTATTCGGAGCGCATGATGCTGGAAAGCGGCTACGGCGGCAACTCCGACGAAATCTGGCTGCTGTGGGATAAGTGGAACATGCGCTCGACCCTGAACGCCGTGGTCGATAACCTTATTCAGACCCAGAATGCCAGCGAAAAAGACGTGGTGGCGCTGCTTACCGGCGCGGGCTTTCAGGAAGAAGCCGAAGCCCGCAACAAGTGGCACCGCGCCACCCTGAGCCAGGTGCAGCTCAGCTCGTACTTCACCGGCTACACCGAGATTGTGGCCCTGCGCGACGAGATGAAGAAGAAGGAAGGCAGCCACTTCAACCTCAAGAACTTCAATGAGCAGTTTTTGAGCTACGGCAGCGCCCCAGTCAAATATATTGGTCAGCTAATGCTTCGCCGCTAG
- the xseA gene encoding exodeoxyribonuclease VII large subunit yields MPLYPRRAAAEPAGPLTLGALLAQVRAALHHRFPDSYWVVAEVAEMSRPRQLGGHCYLTLTEPAAGAEALGFTAQARATLWGSRYQQLAPAFAEATGQELRPGLRLLLRVKVTFHEQYGFSLDVLALDPSYTVGELARQRLATLRRLQEKDLLERQQELQLPLGPQRLAVISSPTAAGFQDFVRQLEEAPYDFALTLFPALMQGEDAPASIRAALDAIRARQGQFEVVVLIRGGGAKTDLLAFDEYGLAAAVASFPLPVLTGIGHERDEAVVDLVAHRALKTPTAVAAFLVERLGRLEALVAELADRIADRSHQHLARHQIHLQRRAGQLREAAHQQLRQAQDALTQRSRQATLGPRQHLRQLGQQLVSYRYTLPRAARHSLAHEEQRLRRRSRTVLRRFARHHQRRREQLMRQRYLMQQEFIRLSKNHELKIMGYELAGLKRENLLIRKHFTNRQLSAVTLPKK; encoded by the coding sequence ATGCCTCTGTATCCGCGCCGTGCCGCTGCCGAGCCTGCCGGTCCGCTCACCCTGGGCGCCCTGCTTGCGCAGGTGCGGGCTGCCCTGCACCACCGCTTTCCCGACAGCTACTGGGTAGTAGCCGAGGTAGCCGAGATGAGCCGCCCCCGCCAGCTGGGCGGCCACTGCTACCTCACCCTTACCGAGCCGGCGGCCGGAGCCGAGGCGCTGGGCTTTACGGCGCAGGCCCGCGCCACCCTTTGGGGCAGCCGCTACCAGCAGCTGGCACCGGCCTTCGCCGAGGCTACCGGCCAGGAGCTGCGGCCCGGCCTGCGCCTGCTGCTGCGGGTAAAAGTGACGTTTCACGAGCAATATGGCTTTTCGCTCGATGTGCTGGCCCTCGACCCCAGCTATACCGTGGGCGAGCTGGCCCGCCAGCGCCTGGCTACGCTCCGCCGCCTCCAGGAAAAAGACCTGCTCGAACGCCAGCAGGAGCTGCAGCTACCGCTGGGGCCGCAGCGGCTGGCCGTTATCTCCTCCCCTACTGCGGCTGGCTTTCAGGACTTTGTGCGCCAGCTCGAAGAGGCGCCCTACGACTTTGCCCTCACGCTGTTTCCGGCCCTGATGCAGGGAGAAGACGCGCCGGCCAGCATTCGGGCGGCACTCGATGCTATCCGGGCCCGACAGGGGCAGTTTGAGGTGGTCGTGCTCATTCGGGGCGGCGGAGCCAAAACCGACCTGCTGGCGTTCGACGAGTACGGGCTGGCGGCGGCCGTGGCATCGTTTCCGTTGCCCGTACTAACGGGTATCGGCCACGAGCGCGACGAGGCCGTGGTAGACCTGGTGGCCCACCGCGCCCTGAAAACCCCTACTGCCGTAGCCGCATTTCTGGTTGAGCGCCTGGGTCGGCTCGAAGCCCTCGTAGCCGAGCTGGCCGACCGTATTGCCGACCGCAGCCACCAGCACCTGGCCCGCCATCAGATACATCTTCAGCGCCGGGCCGGCCAGCTGCGCGAGGCAGCTCACCAGCAGCTACGCCAGGCCCAGGACGCCCTTACCCAGCGCAGCCGCCAGGCTACGCTGGGGCCACGCCAGCACCTGCGCCAGCTTGGTCAGCAGCTCGTAAGCTATCGCTACACGCTGCCCCGGGCTGCCCGCCACTCGCTTGCGCACGAAGAGCAGCGCCTGCGCCGCCGCTCGCGCACGGTACTGCGCCGCTTTGCCCGCCACCACCAGCGCCGCCGCGAGCAGCTGATGCGGCAGCGCTATTTAATGCAGCAGGAATTTATAAGGCTAAGTAAGAATCATGAACTAAAAATCATGGGCTATGAGCTGGCCGGCCTGAAGCGTGAAAATTTACTTATTCGCAAGCATTTTACCAACAGGCAATTATCAGCTGTTACTCTTCCCAAAAAATAA
- a CDS encoding anti-sigma factor, with translation MEDYQSYIESGRLEQYVLGELDPAAQAEVEQWAARSPQVRQELDELLAGLGVYAEAHAQVVPAGLRDKVLGRVLAEIGRPDAQVTAAPVAAPAPAMRVSASNPQVVAAASTPVAQAPRRSVWAMAASVALLLSLGANALLYSRWQQANTDLVAAQNSQARFAQTSQVMERRLATTQEQLHLLRSPVGYKMVALAGTPAHPTARARVMYNATAHRVYVDVQQLPPLPPGKQYQLWALDKGKPVDAGVLAANTASGDSIQQMKDIASAQAFAMTVEPAGGSAGPTLATMTVIGNI, from the coding sequence GTGGAAGATTATCAGTCTTATATCGAATCAGGCCGCCTGGAGCAATACGTGCTGGGCGAGCTAGACCCAGCGGCGCAGGCCGAGGTGGAGCAGTGGGCCGCCCGCTCGCCGCAGGTGCGCCAGGAGCTCGACGAACTCCTGGCTGGCCTGGGAGTGTATGCCGAAGCTCACGCTCAGGTAGTTCCTGCGGGCCTGCGCGACAAGGTGCTCGGCCGGGTACTGGCCGAAATAGGCCGCCCCGACGCCCAGGTAACCGCCGCTCCCGTTGCCGCTCCGGCACCTGCCATGCGGGTGTCGGCCTCTAATCCTCAGGTAGTTGCTGCCGCTTCCACTCCCGTTGCGCAGGCGCCCCGTCGCAGCGTCTGGGCTATGGCCGCCTCGGTGGCGCTGCTGCTCAGCCTGGGGGCTAACGCTTTGCTTTACAGCCGCTGGCAGCAAGCCAATACCGACCTGGTAGCGGCCCAGAACAGCCAGGCCCGTTTTGCCCAGACCTCGCAGGTAATGGAGCGCCGCCTGGCTACTACGCAGGAGCAGCTGCACCTGCTGCGCTCACCCGTGGGCTACAAAATGGTGGCGCTGGCTGGCACGCCGGCCCACCCTACGGCCCGCGCAAGGGTGATGTACAACGCGACAGCCCACCGGGTTTACGTTGACGTGCAGCAGCTGCCGCCCCTGCCGCCCGGCAAGCAGTACCAGCTCTGGGCGCTCGACAAAGGCAAGCCGGTTGATGCCGGCGTGCTGGCCGCCAATACGGCCTCCGGTGATAGCATTCAGCAGATGAAGGATATTGCCAGCGCCCAGGCATTTGCGATGACGGTAGAGCCGGCCGGTGGCAGCGCCGGGCCTACACTCGCTACGATGACGGTTATTGGTAATATATAA